Proteins from a genomic interval of Salmo salar chromosome ssa14, Ssal_v3.1, whole genome shotgun sequence:
- the dhx30 gene encoding ATP-dependent RNA helicase DHX30, with product MALPGSVLVRLRALCNLGKSLDTGNTIGQNYNRVRWYKTKAKSYQDTAASAGQTRRGSELLKEFPEPKNLLFTTISRSLGVSDLSQHIQYHCTEDGGLKRATVTLLWPSKMEVEGFARKKIDAERYAAAAACHKLREMGVLGPDNQVARRSVGRGRGPPLSALEDLEECRWTDVHVPRRDLQNGSLEPRIQSSVYRAPEENSELSQALSMFVNPKALLTRVIQVATSSNRFRELVQYKTVGGKMKRCELTMRWPEEITFVASGLRRVDAERRAAALACLKLKEMELLDEDNQPLTHAMYHKEEMREAGQRDRQPCHLDIPEYLEHSAREYLTQYPVATEMQKLWEEEEERSQQRLNQQDEEEEEDLVTDAITGRLYRPLSNQEAEQLSADLQEEWERAEPGLGVELPVDAHRERVVSAVESSRVIVVAGETGCGKTTRIPRFLLEGRVRGGEGAECNILVTQPRRISAVSVAHRVAHEMGPALKRSVGYQVRLESRPPEHSGGALLFLTVGVLLRKLQGNASLRGVSHVVVDEVHERDVNTDLLLALLRPALRDNPNLRVVLMSATGDNQRLAQYFGGCPVVSVPGFMHPVRDRYLEEVLTEMGSPPPLPTRTDFQRREKDDATPDLDLVANVIEHIHRQGEPGAVLCFLPGWQDIKAVQKRLEEKPTFRSGSQIILPLHSSMSVGDQQAVFQRPPEGRRKIVLATNIAETSITIDDIVHVVNAGSQKEQNYDTRTKVSCLDTVWISRSNVTQRRGRAGRCQPGHAYHLFPRQRLESMTTFPVPEILRTPLESLVVQAKIHSPHCKAVDFLSQVLDSPEREAVTDAVRNLQEIGVLDKTEALTPLGERVACLSCDPRLGKVLVLAALFRCVLPLLSVTACLTRDPFHNSMQNRALVSKAKEDLGGSSYSDYLVFSRAVLGWRSVQQEGDRETRQDYLNRYTLSGASLRFINGLTSQFSENLLEAGLVERSADCQRSSSLYNQHSHQDELVKAVLLAGLYPNLIQVKRGAVTKGRFRPNSLSFRTQSGPVLIHRSSVNRGEEQFPSRWLTFFSAIKSNGNVFIRDSSAAHPLALLLLTDCDITERVNGDRVEVAFPGRSLVRCELSVQTWEMLWELRSSIQTMLYRNLRPHSSANYITQDGKLISLLVELLNNTESNTDPQPNGGHSDSEVD from the exons ATGGCGCTGCCTGGTTCAGTACTCGTGCGACTCAGAGCGTTGTGTAACCTTGGGAAATCTTTGGATACAGGGAACACAATTGGACAAAATTACAATCGGGTCCGGTGGTACAAGACAAAAGCCAAGAGCTATCAGGACACTGCAGCGTCAGCGGGCCAGACAAGACGGG GTAGTGAGCTGCTGAAAGAGTTCCCTGAACCGAAGAACCTGCTGTTTACCACCATATCCCGGTCGCTTGGGGTGTCTGACCTCTCCCAACACATCCAGTACCACTGCACAGAGGATGGGGGTCTCAAG AGAGCTACTGTCACACTCCTCTGGCCCAGCAAGATGGAGGTGGAGGGCTTTGCTCGCAAGAAGATTGATGCTGAACGATACGCTGCAGCTGCTGCCTGTCACAAGCTGAGG gaGATGGGTGTGCTGGGTCCAGACAATCAGGTGGCTAGGAGGAGTGTGGGACGAGGGCGAGGGCCACCACTGTCAGCCTTAGAGGACCTGGAGGAGTGTAGGTGGACAGATGTCCATGTGCCTAGACGAGACCTCCAGAATGGATCCTTGGAACCTCGCATACAATCAAG TGTTTACAGGGCACCTGAAGAAAATTCTGAGCTCTCCCAGGCTCTTTCCATGTTCGTAAATCCTAAAGCTCTGCTGACCAGGGTCATCCAGGTGGCCACGTCCTCCAACAGATTCAGG GAGCTGGTACAGTACAAGACGGTGGGCGGTAAGATGAAGAGATGTGAGCTGACCATGCGATGGCCAGAGGAGATTACGTTTGTGGCCTCGGGCCTTCGCAGAGTGGATGCAGAGAGGAGAGCTGCTGCACTGGCCTGTCTCAAACTGAAG GAAATGGAGCTGCTAGATGAGGACAACCAACCCCTGACCCATGCTATGTACCACAAGGAGGAGATGCGTGAGgcggggcagagagacagacagccctgTCATCTGGACATACCTGAGTACTTGGAGCATAGCGCCAGAGAATACCTCACACAG TATCCAGTGGCGACAGAGATGCAGAAGctgtgggaggaagaggaggagagaagccaGCAGAGGCTGAACCAGCAGgacgaagaggaggaagaggacctcGTCACAGACGCCATCACAGGCAGGCTGTACCGGCCCCTCTCTAACCAGGAGGCCGAGCAGCTGAGCGCCGACCTacaggaggagtgggagagggcaGAGCCTGGCCTGGGTGTGGAGCTCCCGGTCGACGCCCACCGGGAACGCGTTGTGTCAGCGGTGGAGTCCTCCAGGGTCATCGTGGTTGCTGGGGAGACGGGATGCGGCAAGACAACGCGTATCCCGCGCTTCCTGCTGGAGGGGCGTGTGCGGGGTGGGGAGGGGGCGGAGTGTAACATCTTGGTCACCCAGCCCCGGAGGATTAGCGCTGTGTCAGTGGCTCACCGTGTTGCCCACGAGATGGGCCCCGCCCTCAAGCGCTCTGTAGGGTATCAG GTGCGTCTGGAGAGCCGTCCCCCAGAGCACAGCGGTGGGGCCCTTCTCTTCCTGACGGTGGGGGTGTTACTGAGGAAGCTGCAGGGTAACGCCTCCCTGAGGGGGGTTAGCCACGTGGTGGTGGACGAGGTCCACGAGAGGGACGTCAATACGGACCTGCTGCTGGCCCTGCTGCGACCCGCCCTAAGGGACAACCCCAACCTCCGCGTCGTGCTGATGAGTGCCACAGGAGATAACCAGAGGCTGGCCCAGTACTTCGGGGGCTGCCCCGTGGTCAGTGTTCCCGGGTTCATGCACCCTGTCAGGGATCGGTACCTGGAGGAGGTCCTTACGGAGATGGGGAGTCCACCGCCACTCCCAACGAGGACAGACTTTCAGAGACGG GAGAAGGATGATGCCACGCCAGACCTGGACTTAGTAGCTAATGTGATAGAGCACATCCACAGACAGGGAGAGCCAG GTGCAGTGCTGTGTTTCCTACCAGGTTGGCAGGACATTAAGGCTGTCCAGAAGAGACTCGAGGAGAAACCAACCTTCCGGTCTGGCTCTCAAATTATCCTACCAT tacACTCAAGTATGTCGGTGGGTGACCAGCAGGCCGTGTTCCAGCGCCCCCCTGAGGGCCGGAGGAAGATCGTCCTGGCCACCAACATCGCTGAGACCTCTATCACCATCGACGACATCGTTCACGTAGTAAACGCGGGCTCTCAGAAGGAGCAGAACTACGACACACGGACCAAG GTGTCATGTCTAGACACAGTCTGGATCTCGCGCTCCAACGTCACTCAGCGTAGAGGGAGGGCGGGGCGATGCCAGCCCGGACATGCCTACCACCTGTTCCCACGGCAACGCCTGGAATCAATGACGACCTTCCCTGTGCCTGAGATCCTACGCACCCCTCTGGAGAGCCTGGTGGTACAGGCCAAGATCCACAGCCCCCACTGCAAG GCAGTGGATTTCCTATCGCAGGTGTTGGACAGCCCAGAGCGAGAGGCTGTGACCGATGCTGTTCGCAACCTGCAAGAGATTG gtGTTCTGGACAAGACCGAGGCCCTGACTCCCCTGGgggagagagtagcctgtctgtcctgtgaCCCGCGCCTGGGGAAGGTGCTGGTGCTTGCTGCTCTGTTCCGCTGTGTGCTGCCCCTGCTGTCAGTCACAGCCTGTCTCACCAGAGACCCTTTCCACAACAGCATGCAGAACAGAGCCCTGGTCTCGAAG GCTAAGGAAGACCTGGGAGGTTCAAGCTACAGTGATTACCTGGTGTTCAGTCGAGCCGTGTTGGGCTGGAGGAGTGTTCAgcaagagggggacagagagaccagacaggacTACTTGAAcagatacacactgtctggagcCAGCCTGCGCTTCATCaatg GTCTGACCTCCCAGTTCAGTGAGAACCTGCTTGAGGCTGGGCTGGTGGAGCGTTCAGCTGACTGCCAGAGATCCTCCTCCCTCTACAACCAACACAGCCACCAGGACGAGCTGGTCAAGGCTGTGCTGCTGGCCGGACTCTACCCCAACCTCATACAG GTGAAAAGGGGAGCAGTGACCAAAGGTCGCTTCCGCCCCAACAGCCTGTCATTCCGTACGCAGAGTGGCCCAGTGCTCATACACCGCTCCTCCgtcaacag GGGAGAGGAGCAGTTCCCCAGTCGCTGGCTGACCTTCTTCAGTGCGATCAAGTCCAACGGTAACGTTTTCATCAGAGACTCCTCAGCAGCCCACCCCCTCGCCCTACTGCTGCTCACCGACTGTGACATCACTGAGAGAG tGAATGGTGACCGTGTGGAGGTGGCATTCCCGGGGCGGTCGCTGGTACGCTGTGAGCTGTCTGTCCAGACATGGGAGATGCTGTGGGAGCTACGCTCCTCCATCCAGACCATGCTGTACCGCAACCTCCGCCCACACAGCTCAGCCAATTACATCACACAGGACGGCAAGCTCATCTCGCTATTGGTGGAGCTGCTGAACAATACTGAGTCCAATACAGACCCCCAGCCAAACGGTGGCCACAGTGACTCTGAGGTAGACTGA
- the LOC106569265 gene encoding alanine aminotransferase 1, which translates to MTSGSQRSLMLVLKMLVHNQASLLTGVLTAVPAYSYFKMMLQRLGTTVVPYYLDEEQGWAMEVEELRRALQASKGVCNPVALYVINPGNPTGHVQSRKCIEEVIRFAAKERLMRCIRKVCSGRAVSLSPIRRFCLR; encoded by the exons ATGACATCTGGCTCCCAGAGGTCTTTAATG CTGGTTCTGAAGATGCTGGTCCACAATCAGGCCTCACTCCTGACAGGTGTGCTGACCGCTGTGCCCGCCTACTCTTACTTTAAAATGATGTTGCAAAGGCTCGGTACAACCGTTGTTCCCTACTACCTAGATGAGGAGCAGGGTTGGGCAATGGAGGTGGAGGAGCTACGCAGAGCACTACAGGCCTCTAAGGGTGTCTGCAACCCTGTTGCCCTGTATGTCATCAACCCGGGGAATCCTACAG gtCATGTTCAGAGCAGGAAGTGTATTGAAGAGGTGATCCGATTCGCTGCTAAGGAGAGGCTCATGAg GTGTATCAGGAAAGTATGTTCAGGGAGGGCAGTGAGTTTGTCTCCTATAAGAAGGTTCTGTCTGAGATGa